The following are encoded in a window of Megalobrama amblycephala isolate DHTTF-2021 linkage group LG19, ASM1881202v1, whole genome shotgun sequence genomic DNA:
- the fam219b gene encoding protein FAM219B, which produces MSDAMESREQRTLLSEREPAAENKRVSDPQAAEERSTAVEKRGPYLMTKAHALNSKLQKQRETARRALQKRGLSPARAALHQPRHKPKTVKFNKGYAALSQTGEDSLISLDSDSDAELDCSSGYSSAEVHPDLSRQLLKDGYHLDEIPDDEDLDLIPPKALSSSVCCCSEVSSCCVQ; this is translated from the exons ATGAGCGACGCGATGGAGAGCCGAGAGCAGCGCACTCTTCTGTCCGAGCGCGAGCCTGCAGCCGAAAACAAG AGAGTCAGTGATCCTCAGGCAGCAGAGGAGAGGAGCACAGCGGTGGAGAAGAGAGGACCGTACCTCATGACCAAAGCTCACGCCCTTAACAGCAAACTCC AGAAACAGCGAGAAACGGCCAGAAGAGCTCTGCAGAAGAGAGGCTTGAGTCCAGCGAGAGCTGCGCTCCATCAGCCCCGACACAAACCAAAGAC TGTGAAGTTCAATAAGGGATACGCTGCCTTGAGTCAGACAGGAGAAGATTCACTCATCTCACTGGATTCAGACAG TGATGCAGAGCTGGATTGTTCATCTGGATATTCCTCAGCAGAG GTTCATCCAGACCTGAGCCGGCAGCTGCTGAAGGACGGATATCACCTGGATGAGATCCCTGATGATGAAGATCTGGACCTGATTCCCCCGAAAGCCTTGAGCTCCTCCGTCTGCTGCTGCTCGGAGGTGTCGTCCTGCTGTGTGCAGTGA